The DNA window CAGAACGCTCGGGGCCGAGCACGGGATTGCCGTCCTCGCCCGTGACGACGGGCGAATCGCCCGGCAGCGCGTAGGGCTGCTCCAGTTGCGGCACGCCCGCCTTGCGGAAGTACTTGCTCACCATGATGTCCACGGCGAGCTGGCTCCACGACGCGGGCGCCTCGGCGTCCTTCATCTCGAAGACGACCGAACCGTCCGGGTTGGTGATGCGACTCGACCGCTGCGACCACTGCACGGTGGCGAAGGGATCGGAACCGGCTGTCGTGAACTTCCGTGTGATCTTCATGGCTGCGTTTCCATGCAACAAGACCCCAACTTCCCCGCGTCTAGTCCACCCTCGGCAGTGTCAGCCCTTCCTGGTTCTGGTATTTGCCGCCCTTGTCCGCGTAACTGCGTTCGCAGGCCATCTCCGCCTTCAGGAAGACGAGTTGCGCGATGCCCTCGTTGGCGTACACCCGCGCCGGGAGAGGCGTGGTGTTGCTGATCTCGAGGGTGATGCGTCCGCGCCACTCCGGCTCCAGCGGCGTGACGTTCACGATCAGGCCGCAGCGTGCGTAGGTGCTCTTGCCCACGCAGATGGCGAGCACGTCGCGTGGTACTTCGACGAACTCGACGGTCTCACAGAGCGCGAAGGAGTTGGGCGGGATGATGACGTACTCTGTGCCGGTCTTTGCGGTGTCCACTTCGACCATGAAGTCGTCGCTGAAGCGTTTGGGGTCCACGACGGCGACGTCGCCGTGGCGCGGCGTGGGGGTGAAGATCTTGAACCGGGAGCCGACTCGGACGTCGTAGCCGTAGCTGGAGACGCCGTAGGAGATGCGTCCCGGCCGCTTGACGGCATCCTCGAAAGGCTCGATGCGGACGAGCCGTCGGATCTGGCTGTCGCAGAGCACGGGCACTGGCCGACCCCCGCTTCCAAAGGGGTGCCGATACGCAACACCCCCGGCGCGACGGCCCTCGCCGTCACGTCGCGTCCCTTGACTGTTCAATACCCAAACATATTCCGACTGTCGAGTCCCGTCCACCGAGACGGGTTGGCAGCATACCACTACGGATCGTGTCGGCAAGGGGGTCGAACCACAAAATCCGGGGGAGAGGCTGTGGACAAACTTGCGCAAAGATCGCAAGCGGCGAAAGAACCGCCGCTTGCGCGCGGCCTAACTTTTTCGCCCCCCCCTGCCGCGCGCGATCCACACCCGGCATGGCGCAAACATCGGGATCGAACCAAACTGTTCGCGGGCTTGTCGCGTACCCTTGCCTTCGAGGGGCCAGGCGGAGACCACGGCGTGCAGACCATCGCTGGAAACAGGCATCGTGCGGCCGTGGCCTTGGCGGTCGCGCTTGCGGGGTCGTCGCTCGGCCTTGTCGCGTGTTCCAGCGGGAAGAAGAAGCCCTCGCGCGTGCAGCCGACGCCTTACGTCAGCCGCGAGGTGGAGCCGATCCTTCGCGGCACCGTGGGTTCCGTCGCCACGACCCGCGCGGGCGAGATGATCCTGCTCTCGGGGTTTGGCCTGGTCGTGGGCCTGAACGGCACGGGCGGGGGCACGCTTCCGGAGCCGATCGCAGCGACCATGGAGCGGACGATGAGCCTGCGGGGCCTGGGCAGGGCCGCCTCGGTCGAGGGCACCGCCCTGATCAACCCGCTGACGGGACAGCCTCGGTCGCCCCGCGAGGTTCTCCGCGACCCGAACACGGCCGTCGTGCAAGTACAGGCGGTGCTGGCACGCGGGTCGCCCGAGGGCTTCAGATTCGACGTCTTTGTTGAGGCCCTGAACGCTTCATCGCTCGAAGGCGGCACCCTGTGGAGCACGGACCTGCGGCTCGGCCCGCCGGGGCTGTTCGGCGCGACCCAGACCCGCCGGATCGCCCAGGCTCGCGGACCGATCTTCATCAACCCGTTCACCGACCCGGGGTCTGCCGGCACGACGACGCAGCGGACGGTCGGCCGCGTGCTGGACGGCGGGGTGGTCGTGGAGCCGCTGTCGATCGTGCTGAACCTCGACGTTCCCTCGCACCTGGTCGCGCGGCGGATCACGGAGGCGATCAACTCGCGGTTCCCGATGGGGCCGGGCGATGACGGTCCGGTCGCCCGGGGCCGGAGCGATTCGATCGTCGAGTTGTCCGTGCCCGCGGCGTACCGGGAGCGACCCGCGGAATACCTGACGCTCATTGAGTTCCTGCACGTGGACACGCTGAACACCGAGGTCCACGCCAGGCGGTTCGTCGATGCCCTCAAGTCCCAGCCCGAGATGAGCGAGGAGTTGTCGTGGTGCCTGGCCGCGCTGGGCGACCGCGCCCTTCCCTTCGCCCGCGAGTTGTACGGCTACCCGGAGATCATGCCTCGGATGGCGGCGTTGCGGGCGGGAGTGCTGCTGCGCGACCCGATGGCTGCTCCGCACCTGGAGGACCTGGCCCGGAACGGCGTGGGTGCGATCCGGCACGACGCGATCGGGATGCTCGGGCGCATCGACTCCGGTCCCTCGACGGACATGCTGCTGCGTGAACTGGCCGGTTCACGGGAGCTCACCGTCCGCGTCGCGGCTTACGAGGCGATGGTCA is part of the Synechococcales cyanobacterium CNB genome and encodes:
- a CDS encoding dCTP deaminase; the protein is MPVLCDSQIRRLVRIEPFEDAVKRPGRISYGVSSYGYDVRVGSRFKIFTPTPRHGDVAVVDPKRFSDDFMVEVDTAKTGTEYVIIPPNSFALCETVEFVEVPRDVLAICVGKSTYARCGLIVNVTPLEPEWRGRITLEISNTTPLPARVYANEGIAQLVFLKAEMACERSYADKGGKYQNQEGLTLPRVD